The following nucleotide sequence is from Solanum dulcamara chromosome 7, daSolDulc1.2, whole genome shotgun sequence.
ttaattgaaaattttcttCCGATCTTATGAACTCTTACAAAATTGgtgttatattttattatttaggaATAACCCTACTATTTAAGTATAAACGAGTATCCAGATCAATCTCTCCATTTTATTTCTTTAGAAAAAACACAAATTATTGAGTTCATATTAAGTTATGAACTCAATAAGTTGtctacagcaacaacaacaaaaaataccGAGTGTAATCCCATAATTGGAATTTAGGGCGGGTAGTGTGTACCCaaccttactcctaccttgtgaaggtaaAGAGGTACTTTCTGATAGACCCCCTGACTCAGtaacaacaaaacataatacGGCAACCAAAGAAAAGGAGACAACATGTAATAACATAATTGAGGAACACTATAATATGTGaaatataataagaataatGATTAGAGAGACTAGACAATGTATGGCTACTTACTAATATTCTATCCTAATCCTCAACCACCATATTTTCCTAGttagggtcatgtcctcaataagcattgcacaaaaaaataaagtgaaCAAGTATAACGATGAAAACAAATCATGATAaatgtatcaaaaaaatatgttttaaataattGTCATGCATGAATACATAGGATATAGAATCAATTGTTAGATGGTATGTTTATTTAGTTTTGATATATTACGAATGAGCTTTTTTCCAGTATTGACACTAATGAAAGAACTAATTAGAGAACCTTTTGAAAGTATTCACATTTAGAGGTAACCACATTAAAATGGAGATTATTGTAATACAATTTTACTAGCTCAATACACAAAATATAGGACCAAGACAAAAAAGATTACATAGCAATATAAATATTGTTGGTGATATATATTTTTGCCACATTTCTCACCTTCATTGTCATTTGTTATCTATTAGATACTGATTTTTTTCCTTAACACAAAGTTGTTAGTTCCTGGTGAAAATCCCAAGGTAAGTAGGGGGGTTTTATTCTATTTTGTTTCTTTgtaatttcattttaatttgtatattttactCAATACATCAATTAGACTAATTATATTTGATAATACCTCTCTTTGATGATTTGTTGcttcaattatttattttgatgatgGTTTTTTTATTTGGGTATAGGGAAAGGAAAAATGGGAGAGGAGATTACAAGGTGATAATCAAATTCTTATTAACAAGGTGAAAATTCAAGTAGCCAACCAACTAAGCTACTAAGTTTTCCCTATTTTTGATGACGTGTgtcaattcttgaaaaatgtaaaaaaaattgagtcaaTCATATGTCTAATGTACAGAATATTATCCTTCGatgttttcatgaattttgGTTTTAAATAGACAGGAGATATGGAAAATTTTGTCTCTCATTTCTAATTGCTTTAAGAATGTCCAATTGGAATTTTACTTCTGACCGAAAGCAAGGGTTAAACCACTTTTTTAATTCACTAAACTCTCCTCTTACTTAAAGGGGATTCAACAGTTCATATACAACCAGAATATCTCATTTCTATTTtgtatagtgtaattttttgatgaaggggATTCAATTGAGCCCccttgtctataaatagatttGATCGGGTTATAAATATGTGTATTAAAAAACATAAGTGACTAAACTTTCTTGTTCTATTTAACAATTATATGACTACTCTACAACTTATTTCTCATTCAATTGAATCAGTCTCAAGTACAGTTACAGTGgcttcaaaaaaagaaaaatcaaaacatTAAGAGGAATTCCACAAATTAAGAATTGGTAtgatcccaaagtctataaaaTCAATAGCATTCAAGAAACAACAGACAACAAAAATATTccaaaagggtgatgaagttgAAGTGGCAAGTTAAAAGCAATGCAACTATTGTCACTTTCTTTGGCGCTTATCATTATGGAGTCAAGTACAAGACATTTTTTACTAATGATGAAACCTCTCCACTAGAGGAGATTGTAACTATTTTCGAGGTCTGCCCTGTTCCACCTGATCATCAAACTGAAACAGTGCTAGTAGAAAATGACTTCTATCTATACAATATGGTTGATTTGTTCGCGAATGATGGTTGGTGGCTCGGGCTTATCAGTGGTAAAATTGGACAAAAGTACTATGTCTATTTTCCTACTATTGAGGATAATATTGAATATCCTAGTGATGTGTTGAGATTTCATCAAGAATGGTCTAATGGTGAGTGGATAAATTTTCCCAGGACAAAAGAAGATTTTTGAATTGTATTGATTTACGTTTCAAGGAAGTTTTTATGTACTGTAGTATAGTATGAATCACTTAATCATTCTCGTTAACTTATATTGAGAAAGAAATGCTATGAGATTTTAATATATTGTGTCAAGGAAAACCAATATGGCAACTTTACATGTTTGAACAAAACTTCCTGGTTGAATTCCGTGAGTTGGAGAGCGCccggtgtcatgacccaaatacgggccatgatgacacctactttaacccccgagtaggcaagccaaacccaacaTCAAGCAGAagtcaaacctcaatttaattaaataattaaatacatacgaaggtagaagaaagaagaatataacaaaagaaaagtcgGACTatggtatagatatgtaaatacaatacaaaatatacaaaaggcccgaTAGTGACGAAAAATGAAGAACTGACACTAGACAAATGTCGGACCTAGTGTCACCTATACtagagctactaagtacaaaagctgacaatgtatatatatactttacAAATTCAACTATCCAAAAGCACAGGTGTAAGTCAGTACAAAAGAGGGTGTGACACCTCAGAATtttttcgctaagattcgaacatttcttcacgtgagtgtagactcggaccggaggacttgaaatttttcacataagttaggatgagttcctaagtaattaaagagcgttagaggtgatgtggggtcatgaaggacccctaggacccaATCAAgacaaaagattcatcgtggctaagtttgaggaggagttagCATGAGGGGTTggcttctaacgaccctatcttttgaaatatgatgatctgggtggcccacgacataccaaattaaaggtcgtcgagtcttctttccaacgccaccaagaatgtaagtTTTGGAGTTCacagtcaaaagatatgacgatcctaagatggactagcacagtagagattttcaggcctgggttgcaattgctggaaaactgggcttggcgccgcagtggcgtgacacgccactatcgcgccagaaacatgcctcagtagtttgggctctagcgcggcgcgccactaaaaggtgtgcagggtttttcaagccaatttccagaacctagaaaatattagccttggcgctgtaagggagcgccgcgccactatcgcgccaagaatgtgcctcagtagtttggtccttggcgcggcgctcCCTTACAGCGCCACTATAATGCCCTTTGAAATATGATACAAAGCTAAAAATGTGAGGCTTTTTAATCAAAGTTATGGGCCACCATTGGCCATCGCGAACGTGGCGTAAGTGGTCTGCGAATGAGGAGGTTAGGAAAATTGACCATCACAAACATGTCTAGAGGTCTACGAACATGGAGGCAAGGGAAACAAACCTCCTTGAATGCGGTCCGGACCTCGCGAACGCGGGGAGTAAAATCCTATGCCTCCGGGAATATGGCCAACAGCCCGCGATCTTGGAGAACAATTTCTCCTCCACCAAATATCAACTGAGTGTTGtttttcaccaagttcaaatactccgATGAGGTGCTTGGAATTCATCTAGAATCGTGTGCATGCAAATAAAATATGCTATGCCACCAAATTTGACGTTCCAAACTCAATGATGCAGTCAAAATTCCTATATAAGGTCATTACGACTGAAAGTGgctcccacacccaagtgccattttgagcgTAATTCCCCAACAGGCGTCGAGACTAGACCAAAAGTCTTGGGAAGcaaatgaaaggtttttctagaccaaactttaTTTTTCGGAGCAAACTACACTGTCCGAATTTCAATCTAAGTGCGTTTTCTAAGATgtttaccaaagtcaaccatacaCCAATTTTCAAAAGTAAAAGTATTGAATGTCCCCAAACTCATActaattgcctcgatactcatattGATCATGCTATTAGCGTAATTTGGCAGTTTCAAAGCTGATTGAATtgttagaattccattctgtGGTCATTTATCTAAAGTTATGACCTaactcaacttttcaagttataaatgctccaaaatagggaaatgggcctaaaaccaaACGAACAATCAGGCAACTGAACTATCAGTGACAGCAAGTCATACATGACTTGGGGTCGTTGCAGGAAAGATTTAAACACTGAAATGATTAGAAAATGAacaaaatgacctggagggtcattacaacatccactactaaaagaactttcatccgaAAAAGTAAAAGTGCATTCACAGCCTAGAGGCATAAAAAGAGGAGGGTTTTTTGGGCCTATAGCTCTTCCAGACCCTCAAACACCCTCTCGTGTCTAATTACTCCATCACAAAACTAAGGATGAGAGGAAGATTCTCAAATACACTTCCAACTCCAAAATCTCCTCCAAATTCCCTTTTAGGCTCCAACTCTCATTTGCATAGTCTGAACCTAACCCACATCACCAAATTCATCTAAGGAAGAACAACTATGCCGTAACCACCGAGATGAGTAATACAGGACCATGGCAaatgcaactcaactcaaaattctAAACATTTACCTTAAACTTCAAGCTCTACCTTGTCTAAGGAACAAAGGGAGTTCTGCCGATCCATAGCTATCCTAAAAACCTTCAATGCCATCCAAAAAACTTGATTACCGAACCACACCGCACAAGCTCAGGGAAGTAACATAACTCAACTGAACCTCAAGGGATGACTATAGACAAAAACAAGGAAACCAACCCAAGCAAAGCCCAAAATTTCAATCTCAACTTCTAAACCCAAGAACCCAAATCAAAACTCACCTTATAAAGTTCCACACTCCACTCCAAAAGATGATTATCTCACGAATGGCTAGACCGCATAGAGTCTAACTCTGCTGACTTACTCCATAGCAACTTCTGAAACACCTCCACCATGTGCCCACGAACCACTTAGCCACCTCAAATCTAAGCCAACTATCCTAGTCTAAAGGAAACCATGCTGGTAGGAGACGCATAAACATGAACAACTGGTCGGTAATGTCCAAGTGCACCTACTCCCACTCACAAACACCACAAACtactaaatatgaaaaaagcAAATCTTCAATCCTAAACAAAGTCCAAAATCCCACCTTCCACGATTTACTTTGACCCTATCCTGTAGATGAACATCTAAAAACTTCTCATTCTCCAATAAAAGCTTAAGTGTAAACTTGCCAAGGGACGCCACTATTCTAGCTCCATAATCAAGAGCTACCAACCCAACTGTAAAGAACCAACCATAATGGCAACAATGTGCAACAGGAGATCACACATCCCGAATCCCAACTAGCCAATCAGCGGCACCAAAACTCTCAACCAGCGGCACAAAAACTCTTAATAGGGAGGGTTTCAGAAGATTAAATGAACGAAGCACAACAATATTATCGAGAATAAAATAGATGTGGAAGGGAAAAGACGACCAACTAGGATTACCAAAATTCAATCGAATCTTATAACACCTTCTTCATAATCCAAACAGTCACACTCCTCCCGACTACACTTAAATTTAAAACATCAGGACTGCCATAAGGGACCAATCAAGTAGGCAAAAGAGAGCAAACCTCAACTTCACAACCTAAGGGCTAAAAATACGAATAAGGCATAGAGGGGAATCGGCATGTTGTATCTATCAGAAATCCAAAGATGATATACCTCCATCTACATATTACCTCAACAACCAATCTTTCAACTACGAACCAAACGAGGCCAAGCAATGGAGACAACCGTCTAAGCCAACAAAACTAGAATGCCAAGGAGGAGTACTAATCAAAGCAAAGCTAGGTAAGCACAATGGTGAAAACAACCATTCAACCACCAACCCAATGGGACAACATGTAACTAAAGAAATCTTCTAAGTAGAATGATCGCAACCCGAAACAATACCACTCAGAAAATGCAAGGGGAGTTGCTCAACCACCactaatcaaaatataaaatttgccTAGTCAATCCACTACTAAATGAAATCAACTACGGATCTAAAACACATACATGTAAGTCCAGATAAAGCAGACACAACACTCAGGAGGTAACTAATAAGCCAAATAGACATGTATGGGTATGAAAACCCTAAAACCATACCAAATGAACAATATAAAGCAAAATAAGGAAATCAAAAGAATATCATGAGACCTGGATCCTCGACCTCAGACTGACTTGTGGAAGCATAGAATGGATCATGAACGACCTTTGCCAAATCACTTGAAgtgaatgaagggtcgttctagaccaaactcaacattatggagctaaccgcactgataaaatttaaatcagATTGTGTTTTTCAAAATATTGTCCAAAGTCAtccataggccaaattttatAGGTAAAAGCGTCAAATAGCTCCAAACTCGTATTAATTACCTAGATACTCGTTTGATTATGTTACTagctaatttggccatttcgaaGCTGATGGAACAATTAGAATTCTATTCTAAGGTCATTTACCTAAAGTTATGGTCGAAGTCAACTTTGGAAGTTATAAATGCTCCAAAATATAGAAACATGTCTAAAACTCAAACAAACAACCAGGTGACCcaacagtcagtgccagcaagtcataaatgacttggggtcactgtAGGAAAATgctaaatgctgaaaagattggagaatgaagaaaatatcctggagggtcattactcGCCCACTCATATCGTTTCGTATTTCTATAGGAGTATCATTACCTTCATCTGTGAATTCGGATTTGATACACTTTGTAGTCGAATCTATATTGAATTGATCCAAAATTAGATCAActaagtaaaaatacaaagcaTACTACTTCAACACTATACCGTCAATACTATACTTGATCTAGCAATTTTCTTCGTTCTTTTTTCCAGAATGTCTGATCAATACAGTTATGCTTGCCATTTAATTCCAATTCATAATCAACATAAAATAGATTACTAAAAACTATCactgttttgaaaaaaaaggcaaaaaacAAATAGAGCTAAATTTTTGTATGATACATGTACGACGcctatggaaaaaaaattaataaacaaataaaacatTTCAATATGttgtatttcaattatttttggtTAAATTGATAAGAATCCAAGCGGATATGGAGTTAATGGAGGATTTTTAATTGTTAACAAATTAATGGGAAATTAAGACTTTAATGGGACTAATTAAAGagttttctattttaaaaacaaactacTTTATTTAGTGCTAATCAAATACAATTgtataattatattaaaaatatatttaatatattgaCTAAACAACATAAAGTGTATTCATTTTTCGTAATTACCATAATAATAGCTatttaacttcaaattatagtcatttttgaaagtttcactTTAATTTATACTTAAAGCAGATTAAGTAATTCAAGATAGATTTTGTAGAAGATTTAAGTATTTCTATTTCAACAAAAGTCTTACAAAACTTGGTTGTCCCTATGACCATAGTTTctcaaattatgttataagacGCGTAAGAACTATAATGACTTAGCTGtctttttgatgaaaaaatggaaaagaattaattgaaaattttcttCCGATCTTATGAACTCTTACAAAATTGgtgttatattttattatttaggaATAACCCTACTATTTAAGTATAAACGAGTATCCAGATCAATCTCTCCATTTTATTTCTTTAGAAAAAACACAAATTATTGAGTTCATATTAAGTTATGAACTCAATAAGTTGtctacagcaacaacaacaaaaaataccAAGTGTAATCCCATAATTGGAATTTAGGGAGGGTAGTGTGTACCCaaccttactcctaccttgtgaaggtaaAGAGGTACTTTCTGATAGACCCCCTGACTCAGtaacaacaaaacataatacGGCAACCAAAGAAAAGGAGACAACATGTAATAACATAATTGAGGAACACGATAATATGTGaaatataataagaataatGATTAGAGAGACTAGACAATGTATGGCTACTTACTAATATTCTATCCTAATCCTCAACCACCATATTTTCCTAGttagggtcatgtcctcaataagtattgcacaaaaaaataaagtgaacaagtataacgatgaaaaaaaatcatgataaatgtatcaaaaaaatatgttttaaataattGTCATGCATGAATACATAGGATATAGAATCAATTGTTAGATGGTATGTTTATTTAGTTTTGATATATTACGAATGAGCTTTTTTCCAGTATTGACACTAATGAAAGAACTAATTAGAGAACCTTTTGAAAGTATTCACATTTAGAGGTAACCACATTAAAATGGAGATTATTGTAATACAATTTTACTAGCTCAATACACAAAATATAGGACCAAGACAAAAAAGATTACATAGCAATATAAATATTGTTGGTGATATATATTTTTGCCACATTTCTCATCTTCATTGTCATTTGTTATCTATTAGATACTGATTTTTTTCCTTAACACAAAGTTGTTAGTTCCTGGTGAAAATCCCAAGGTAAGTAGGGGGGTTTTATTCTATTTTGTTTCTTTgtaatttcattttaatttgtatattttactCAATACATCAATTAGACTAATTATATTTGATAATACCTCTCTTTGATGATTTGTTGcttcaattatttattttgatgatgGTTTTTTTATTTGGGTATAGGGAAAGGAAAAATGGGAGAGGAGATTACAA
It contains:
- the LOC129894782 gene encoding protein AGENET DOMAIN (AGD)-CONTAINING P1-like; this encodes MKLKWQVKSNATIVTFFGAYHYGVKYKTFFTNDETSPLEEIVTIFEVCPVPPDHQTETVLVENDFYLYNMVDLFANDGWWLGLISGKIGQKYYVYFPTIEDNIEYPSDVLRFHQEWSNGEWINFPRTKEDF